A part of Arachis hypogaea cultivar Tifrunner chromosome 12, arahy.Tifrunner.gnm2.J5K5, whole genome shotgun sequence genomic DNA contains:
- the LOC140176874 gene encoding uncharacterized protein, whose amino-acid sequence MIGGQDLGADDAEEDADYEGLKFPVHKPEKDMRNYKWKVGTLYESRQEFKDMVAAYAVQTTSWRGINMAAKKHEFAAYLHADTQVVEAETKDSWAWFLCHLAEDLGREKIEKCTFMSDQQKGLLSAFEEVIPGVDNRFYVRHLYNNFWKKFSGLELKNRMWRFTFHSKCDTLVNNMSESFNAVIVEAREKPIVTIKKLEKRESLARDWRPYWSAASKYEVMCRLDKFVVDLDAAECSCRKWQMSGISCPHAISCISFKRLDLESYVDDCYKKDAYLKCYQEVIHLVNRPNLWERTQYDDVMPPPYRRPSHRPIKKRK is encoded by the exons ATGATTGGAGGACAAGACTTGGGGGCTGATGATGCAGAGGAGGATGCTGATTATGAGGGGTTGAAGTTTCCAGTCCATAAAcctgaaaaagatatgagaaacTACAAATGGAAGGTGGGAACACTTTATGAATCTAGGCAAGAATTTAAGGACATGGTGGCAGCCTATGCAGTTCAGACAACTA GTTGGAGAGGAATCAACATGGCAGCTAAGAAGCATGAATTTGCAGCATACCTGCATGCAGACACACAAG TTGTGGAAGCCGAGACAAAGGACTCCTGGGCCTGGTTTCTATGTCATCTTGCCGAGGATTTGGGTCGAGAGAAAATTGAAAAATGCACATTTATGTCTGATCAGCAGAAG GGTTTATTGTCGGCTTTTGAAGAGGTCATTCCAGGGGTGGACAACAGATTCTACGTCAGGCATCTCTATAATAATTTCTGGAAGAAATTTTCGGGTTTGGAGCTGAAGAACAGAATGTGGAG GTTTACTTTTCATTCAAAATGTGACACCCTTGTTAATAATATGAGTGAAAGTTTCAATGCTGTCATAGTAGAGGCAAGAGAAAAACCTATTGTTACCAT AAAGAAATTGGAGAAACGGGAAAGCTTAGCTAGGGACTGGAGGCCATACTGGTCAGCTGCTAGTAAATATGAGGTTATGTGTAGATTAGATAAATTTGTTGTGGATCTGGATGCTGCTGAGTGTTCTTGCAGGAAGTGGCAGATGAGTGGCATTTCATGTCCTCATGCCATCAGCTGCATCAGCTTCAAAAGACTTGATTTGGAATCCTATGTGGATGATTGCTACAAGAAGGATGCATACCTGAAGTGCTACCAGGAGGTGATACACCTTGTTAATAGACCGAATTTATGGGAGAGAACTCAGTATGATGATGTCATGCCACCTCCTTATAGGAGGCCAAGTCACAGACCTATAAAGAAGAGGAAGTGA
- the LOC112728333 gene encoding cytochrome P450 76T24 — protein MDYLTLLLLILSFIVSTFFFSFIQTSKHSKLPPGPKPYPIIGNILDLLNSSNSLKSFINLSKTYGPIITLKLGTLTSIVISSPQIAKEALQKNDVILSNRTIPYTMFSTIEEHCNKNSIIFLPSSTKWRLLRRACATRIFSPQQLDSTQILRKRKFQDLVNFLHQCCKKGEALDIGEAIFKTILNIISNTFISKDFVHYYDNDEKFKVFKDIVFGLTEESSRPCLGDFFPLLGFLGSHGARARTKDRYATLYAVFDGAMEERIRLRDSKIDSRECNDALDSLLDLVNEESSQLNRHDVVSLLMDLFVASIDTTSSTLEWAMAELIHSPKKLLKVREELEESLGKNGEVEESHISKLPYLNAIVKETLRLHPPAPFLVPHKANDDVELGGFTVPKSAQILINVWSIGRDSRVWANPNSFEPERFLDSEIDFKGKNFELIPFGSGRRICPGLSLASRTLNFMLASLLYHFNWKVANEMNPEDIDMSYSYGITLHKALPLFLVPIKV, from the exons ATGGATTACCTTACACTACTACTACTCATCTTATCCTTTATTGTCTCaacctttttcttctccttcatccAAACCTCTAAACATTCAAAGCTTCCACCAGGTCCTAAACCATATCCCATCATTGGAAACATCTTAGATCTTCTTAATAGCTCTAATTCTCTTAAATCATTCATCAACCTCTCTAAAACTTATGGACCTATAATTACCCTAAAATTAGGCACCCTTACCTCCATAGTGATTTCTTCTCCACAAATAGCCAAAGAAGCACTCCAAAAAAATGATGTCATCTTATCTAATAGAACAATCCCTTATACCATGTTTTCAACAATTGAGGAACATTGCAACAAGAACTCAATTATATTCTTACCTTCATCAACCAAATGGAGACTCCTTAGAAGAGCTTGTGCAACAAGAATATTCTCACCCCAACAACTTGACTCCAcacaaatcctaaggaagagaaAGTTTCAAGACTTGGTAAATTTTTTGCACCAATGTTGTAAAAAAGGTGAAGCTTTAGATATTGGTGAGGCTATTTTTAAAACAATACTAAATATAATATCAAACACTTTTATTTCTAAGGATTTTGTTCATTATTATGATAATGATGAGAAGTTTAAAGTGTTCAAGGATATAGTgtttggtttgactgaagaatcTTCAAGGCCTTGTTTGGGAGATTTTTTCCCTTTATTAGGGTTTCTTGGTTCACATGGTGCACGTGCAAGAACAAAAGATCGCTATGCAACGTTGTATGCAGTTTTTGATGGTGCCATGGAAGAAAGAATTCGTTTGAGGGATTCAAAAATTGATTCTAGAGAGTGCAATGATGCATTGGATTCCCTTTTGGATCTTGTCAATGAAGAGAGTTCTCAATTGAATCGCCATGATGTTGTGTCTTTATTGATG GATTTATTTGTTGCTTCAATAGACACAACATCAAGCACATTAGAATGGGCAATGGCAGAGTTGATACATAGTCCAAAAAAATTGCTTAAAGTTAGAGAAGAACTTGAAGAATCACTTGGCAAAAATGGAGAAGTTGAAGAGTCTCATATCTCAAAGCTGCCATACCTTAATGCAATTGTGAAAGAAACTTTGAGGCTTCATCCACCAGCACCATTTCTAGTACCCCACAAAGCAAATGATGATGTAGAGTTAGGAGGCTTCACTGTTCCCAAAAGTGCACAAATCCTAATTAATGTGTGGTCTATTGGAAGAGACTCAAGGGTTTGGGCTAACCCTAATTCATTTGAACCTGAGAGATTTTTGGATAGTGAAATTGATTTTAAGGGCAAAAATTTTGAGTTGATTCCATTTGGTTCTGGAAGAAGAATTTGCCCTGGATTATCTTTGGCTTCAAGGACCTTGAATTTTATGTTGGCATCACTTTTGTATCACTTTAATTGGAAGGTTGCTAATGAGATGAATCCAGAAGATATAGATATGAGCTATAGTTATGGAATTACCTTGCATAAGGCCCTACCATTATTTCTTGTACCTATCAAAGTTTAG